GCGGCTGCGCGTGCTGGCGCTCGACGTGACGAAGCCCGAGAGCATCGCGGCCGCGCTCGACTCGGCGGGCCCCATTGACGTGCTCGTCAACAACGCTGGTATCGGCGTCGTCGGCGCCTTCGAGGCCACGCCCATGACCACCGTGCGCGAGGTGTTCGAGACAAACACCTTCGGCGTGATGGCGATGACGCAAGCGGTGCTGCCGGCGTTTCGCGCGCGTCAGTCGGGCGTGGTGGTGAACGTGACCTCGAGCGTGACGCTGGCGCGGATGCCGTTGGCAGCGGCGTACACTGCGAGCAAGGCGGCCATCGAAGGGTTCACGGGATCGCTCGCGTTCGAGCTCGAGGCCTTCAACATTCGCGCGAAGCTGGTCGAGCCGGGTTACGGCCCGACGACAAGCTTCACGAGCAACGGCGGACGGCGCATGGAAGGACTGATCCCAGACGCCTACCTGCCCTTTGCGAAGCCGATCTTCGAGGCCTTTGCGAAGACGACGTCGGTGACGAAGGAGTCCGACGTGGCCGAGGTCGTGTGGCGCGCTGCCAACGACACGACCGGGCAACTTCGATTCCCGGCGGGTGCCGACGCGCTGGCGCTCGCTCAGTCGCGATGATGGGCGGCGACGCTGGGACCTCCGGCCACGTTACGCTTGACGGCTCGTCGAGCGCGAAAGGCCCCGGTCGCTCCGGTGGGGGTTCGTTCTCATTTGCCGCAATCGACCCATCAGAATCGATGGGTCGAGGTACCGCGTTCGGTGAACATGCCGAGGACCTCGTGCAGCTGCTCGAACGTCTCGCCGGTGCCGCTCGTGCTGCCGGAGGCGATGGCTTCGTCGAGCGCTTCCTTCGAGGGATAGAGATCGTGCATGACGAGCAGCGTCCTGCCGTCGTTCTCCTCGAAGGTGATCGTGGTGACGGCGCCGCCGTCGCCGGCTTCCTCGTTCGTCCACGAGAGGCGTGCGGGCGGCGTCACCTCGAGGTACCGACCAAAAACTTCCATCGGCGGTGAGTCGCCGTGGCCGAACACCAAGCGGTACTTGCCGCCCACGCGCGCGTCCATGTCGCAAGCGAGGAGAACGATGGGGCACGACTTGGGCACCCACCATCGCTTGAAGAGCTCGGCCTTGGTCCAGGCGTCGAACACGATTCGCCGCGGCGCGTCGAAGGTCCGCGTGGCGACGAGCTCACGATCGGACTTTCGTTCCACCGTCGTGGGGTTCTTCATCGGCTCACTCTCGTTCTGTGCGTCCATTGATCTTCTCTCTCCTGCAGTTCCTCGAGAACGTTGTCCAAGTCGTCGAATCGTGCGGCCCACAGCTGACGGTATCTCTCCATCCACGCCATCTCGTCCGCCAGGTGGCGCGCGCCGAGCTTGCATGTCCGGATGCGTCCGACCTTCTCGGTGGTGACGAGGCCGGCCTGCTCCAAGACGCCGACGTGCTTCTTCATGCCCGTGAGGGTCATGTGGAACCTGTCGGCGAGGGCCGTGATCGACGCATCGCCACGGCCGAGCTGCTCCAGAACGCCGCGTCGCGTCGCGTCCGAGAGGGCGGCGAACGAGGCATCGAGGCGGGGACTCGAATACTGAACCATGCGGTTCAGTGAATAGCGCGACGATTCGCGGCGCGCAAGGGAGTGTCGCGCCGCAGATCCCGAAGTGTTCGAGGAGGTAGAGCTGGCACGAGCCGCACGCGCTCGACCGTGGTGTCGTCCCACGTGTTGCCCCGATCGCAGCGACTCGTAGATCACTGAAGGCCTCGAGGCACCGCAATTCGGGCAGTGGGTCTTTCGTCCGCCTCGAGCGGCGTGTCGGAGGAGGCGTAGGTTCTCCGGTGGCTGCGGCCCGGTGGGAGCGGCTGCTCTTCTCCCGCTCGCTCCGCTCGGGGGACCGACCGACGGCAAACTTCACGTGCGCCAGCGCCGCTGCAGCACGCTCGCGACGTTCGTGGTCGGCCGCACCCAGCTGGCGCGTCATGATGGGCAGGAACGAGACCCAAACGCGGTAGACGTCTGACCCCGCGCGCTCCGCCTCCGCTAGCGCGCGCCTTGCCTCGGAGAGCTCGGCATCCACGTCCGAGAGCAAG
The sequence above is drawn from the Myxococcales bacterium genome and encodes:
- a CDS encoding SDR family NAD(P)-dependent oxidoreductase, which codes for MKTALVTGCSSGYGLETARHFHAQGWNVIATMRTPREGILPRSERLRVLALDVTKPESIAAALDSAGPIDVLVNNAGIGVVGAFEATPMTTVREVFETNTFGVMAMTQAVLPAFRARQSGVVVNVTSSVTLARMPLAAAYTASKAAIEGFTGSLAFELEAFNIRAKLVEPGYGPTTSFTSNGGRRMEGLIPDAYLPFAKPIFEAFAKTTSVTKESDVAEVVWRAANDTTGQLRFPAGADALALAQSR
- a CDS encoding SRPBCC family protein; translated protein: MKNPTTVERKSDRELVATRTFDAPRRIVFDAWTKAELFKRWWVPKSCPIVLLACDMDARVGGKYRLVFGHGDSPPMEVFGRYLEVTPPARLSWTNEEAGDGGAVTTITFEENDGRTLLVMHDLYPSKEALDEAIASGSTSGTGETFEQLHEVLGMFTERGTSTHRF
- a CDS encoding helix-turn-helix transcriptional regulator, producing the protein MVQYSSPRLDASFAALSDATRRGVLEQLGRGDASITALADRFHMTLTGMKKHVGVLEQAGLVTTEKVGRIRTCKLGARHLADEMAWMERYRQLWAARFDDLDNVLEELQEREDQWTHRTRVSR